In Neoarius graeffei isolate fNeoGra1 chromosome 19, fNeoGra1.pri, whole genome shotgun sequence, the sequence ggcaacactgctaaccactacaccactgtgccgcccttcacCATATCAGTGATTGTTAAATAACAACACTTTTTTTAATCAGTTCATCATTAGGCTTAGATTACATGGCttatctgccatacaagtccctgtcaatgagctgttactatggaaacaataacaTTTATCTGTTTTTCCCCAATAATGTAACTTGTGTCTCTctggtgcggcacggtggtgtagtggttaacgctgtcgcttcacagcaagaaggtccgggttcaagccctgtggccagcgagggcctttctgtgcggagtttgcatgttctccccgtgtccgcgtgggtttcctccgggtgctccggtttcccccacagtccaaagacatgcaggttaggttaactggtgactctaaattgaccgtaggtgtgaatgtgagtgtgaatggttgtctgtgtctatgtgtcagccctgtgatgacctggtgacttgtccagggtgtaccccgcctttcgcccgtagtcagctgggataggctccagcttgcctgcgaccctgtagaacaggataaagcagctagagataatgagatgagatgaggtgtctcTCTGGTTCCAAGTCCTTGATAAGTTCTTCAGCATGTGTTGTTTCATTGCATGTTTTCCAGACTGTGTATTCCCGTGTACGTGCTGCTGTACCTGGTTCGTACTTGCAGATGAAATTGTGCTTCATGTTGCACCTGTCATCGTTCCACTGATAAAGGTACGGTCCTCCTAAACCAGCCTCAGCAGTGGGCTGATGGTACATCACTACACACTCCTCCCCTCCGCAGGACGGCTCATCGAAATACCAGTTCCTATTAGACCAAGAGTgtgataaggaataaaacacaatactCTTACCTCAACACAGACTTATACTGGAGTAGGTGAAGAACATCTAATCCACACACCTGAACTGAGATACACTTCCGTCCTTCCACCTGTACAGACCTGGACAGGAAGTGTAGCTCATGTATTCTCCTGGACTCCTGCTCTCCACACGAGTCAGACCAATCCAGAAATCTCCATCGGCAATACCTGGACCTGAACTGGTCCTACTGAGATTCTTCAGAAGCTGTTCGATGTGCTGTTGTTCAGCAGCATTCTCTATGCTCAGGAGAGAACCACCGTCCACCTCACACACTTGCTGAGCTTCCGAGAAGGCCACGCGGCTCGACACATCGCTGAAGTATGCGATTTTATAGCACGGCTTCTCAGGACCGCCATGACACACAGTCTGACCTAGAGGGAGTCCCAAGCACCTAATGCTTTAACATGAAAAATCAAATGAGCTCCTTTACAATTTTCCACTTGTTTGAAATGAAAcatggctgattttttttttgttatcctAATCTAGCTAACACATAATgaagatgataataataaaataataataatcatcatcatcaattcaTCATACTAACTGATTGGTTTGGTCTATTATTTTTTAACCAAAGCACCCAATTAATTCATTCACATTATTACAAAAAGCAAATTAACTCATCTTTAATAACTACTTCAGATTtggatctggagtctatcccaggaaaACTGTGCTTGATGCAGGAATACACACCCTGGATAGGATGTCAGTCCATTGTAATATAcctatacacacattcacacacttgtTCACACCCAGGGACAATTCAGGATCACCACACCCGCTACAGGTGTGTTTGTGGGAGCTGGAAAGAAACcggagaaccctgaagaaacccACATTGGGAGAACATGCATGGAAATTCTGCACAGGCAGTAAtacaaaacatatatatatatatatataaaatgtaaaaaGTATCAGAAACAATAAGAAATATTGATTCAAGGTAATTTTTTCTCATAACAGAACCATTAGCTAATTGGACCTGGGCAG encodes:
- the chodl gene encoding chondrolectin, whose amino-acid sequence is MRAGLTALGILYGWTVWVASCRGARVVSGQTVCHGGPEKPCYKIAYFSDVSSRVAFSEAQQVCEVDGGSLLSIENAAEQQHIEQLLKNLSRTSSGPGIADGDFWIGLTRVESRSPGEYMSYTSCPGLYRWKDGSVSQFRNWYFDEPSCGGEECVVMYHQPTAEAGLGGPYLYQWNDDRCNMKHNFICKYEPESHLVKEHGDIPVSRDVEHEAETKTPDVHEEESFYVTVAGHSSMLLIYVIIPTIPLLLLILVASGTCCFQMLSKRKPRTKTSVAQSTLWISKTPKSDSAMEV